The window AAGTAAAGAAATGTGTATATTTCTGGAAGCTCTGTAGCGTTTTGGAGGGATTGTGTCTGCATTGTGCTGTTAATGTGAGGCCCGGCTCTGTGCAGGAGCTTCGTGTTGGAACTGAGCGAATGAATAAACAAAAGTCCCCCAATATGTCCCTCAAACAGACTTTGACCGTTAAACATTATATGGACTTGTTTGCTTTTCCAACATAAAATCAGCCAGAtttagtttttttcccccgggGATTTGAGACAATCGGActgatttctcctttttttgtctAATTTAAACTTTTTGTCTCTTGTCTCGCGCAGATATTGAAAACCGCGAGTCCCTCGGAGCCAGAACCCAGAGCCATTCCCTCACAGCCTCAGAGATGGAACCAACTCAGACTGAGATGAGCCTCACTCCCAACGGGAGGACTCACGATCCCGGAGAGGAGGCGTTGGTGCCGGAGAAgagcctgctggaggaggatcaGTGAGTTTCActccacacacagctgcaggagccccGTTAGTTTGGCCCCAGCTCGGCTCGTTTCAGAGAAATTGATTGAACTGAATATTCTTTCCCATCTGATCTGATCAATATAAGTGAACAGATTCATTTTGCCTTGTTTTTCCGCTTGCGGGAACTGTTGGATTCTCCTCCAGAAACGGCGCTCAGACACCCAGGTACGTCTGTAAACTAGccagaacccccctcccccctaccGGTACCTGTAGGCATTCCCTGTTTTGGAATTCATTCTCAATTCAACCTGCAGATACGACGATCCTGAAGGACAGGAGGACGAGGAGTTTCTGCCGAATGCGGAAGGAAAGAAGCCCGTTCGCTTCACGGATGTAGGTGcagggggattgggggggggggggggggggggggggggggggggggggtgcaggttTACGTTTGATCAGAGCCAGACCGTTTTCGTGTTCTCAGTTTGAAGGAAAGACCTCATTCGGCATGTCTGTCTTCAACCTGGGCAACGCCATCATGGGCAGCGGTATCCTTGGATTAGCTTATGCAATGTCCAACACCGGAATCATCTTCTTCTGGTAATCAGATATAACACGCCCACCTAAAATATAGGAAATATTCGTAGCTAATGGTGGCCTGACtgtcctcctccgtcctctTCCAGGTTTCTGCTGACCTCAGTGGCGCTCTTGTCATGTTATTCCATTCATCTGCTGGTCAAATGTGCAGGTATTGTGGGTAAGTCCTCCGTCTTGTGCTTTACATCCTCAAGAGGTTCCCGTCTTGAGACGCAAAGTCGGGCATCATTTCTGTGCTGCAGTGATGAAGCATCACATATACACAGGAAAATAGCTtgttttcattccattttcCACTCACGCACACATTCAGGACAATATCAATATTCGAATAAACCGACCTCGGTCATTCTAGCTTCAAAAAGGAGTGACATCATTGATTCGCCCAAACTAATAATCCAGTTTTTCAGGTCAATACTAAGCGACCTGTACATACTTGTTGCGAGGAATCAGAGCAGGAGAAGCTGTTGTTGCTCATGAAAAGTGTGATTGACTGGAAAATTGATCTGTGGATGTTCTGTCATGCTCGGTCAAGTGACCACGGATACATGACTGAATCACATTTCATGCTATGCTGTAATGTGTCCGTCATTACGTCACAGAAAGCCATTGGTTTGTTGGATTATCAGAACTGCCACAATAATTATCATTACTGCAGAAGAAGTAGAAGAAATCAGTAGAAACAATAGAGAGGATCATTCCTGTTTGTCTTCTCTCTGCAGGGATTCGTGCTTATGAACAGCTGGGCTTCCGAGCCTTTGGGACACCTGGAAAAATGGCTACCGGCATAGCAATCACCCTGCAGAATATTGGATGTGAGGTCCCAGCATGACTCAGTCAATAAGATCTCTGCTATCATTTCTTCTGTTTGCAAACTGCAAGAAACAGTCATTTAGCCCGATTAAATAGATGGTGGGCTTTTTGTTCTGTTGAGAGAACAACTTAGGGGATAAGTTGGCAAACAGCTGCTTTCCCCTCTGTTTTCACAAAAGCACGCGAGGGGTTTCCCCTCCACAGTTTGAAACAGTCGGTGGAGCGTGATGGCGCCGCGCTCTGACCAgctctctgtcctgtctgttgCAGCCATGTCCAGCTACCTCTACATTGTAAAATCTGAGCTACCACTGGTCATCCAAGCGTTCCTGAAAGCCGAGGCCAACTCTGAGTGAGTATTAGCACCAGGAAAAGTGCAGTCCTCACCCTGTTCTCCAGATTCCCGTCAGGGCCTCACGTCCAGGGAAGATTAAATAGGTGAAATAGGTCAAAGTAACAGCAGATCCTCTAGTTTTTGATGGCCCTGCAGCGATTGTTAGGCCTAACTAGTCACGGACGCCACCATTGATGCATCTTTCCGCAGTTTACTCGAGTCACAACAGCATAGCCTGCAGCTGAAATGCAACAAGAAATTTTCAACACTCAATAGTTCCTGGAACTTAGTGTTCCAGATCAGGCGTGTCACCCGAggccaagaaaaaaaatactCCAAGATTGAATGGAGAAGGTGAGTGCTTCCAAATGTTCCTTGGTTCCTGATTagagttcctgcagtggaaacgtggCATCAGTTGTGCAACCGTTCATGAAGGCCTTCAGTGTTCCCCCTCATGAGTGTATTTGTCTGTATATCGTGTATTTTTGGCTAAGCTGCTGCTGAAATTGATGCATGAAGTGGTATCGGTCATGCTCCCCCTCACAGACACGTTCACCCCTGACAGCAACAGcgtgacacacactcacacacacacgtccctgCACTGCTATCTTTGTAGGGACTTTTATAGACATATAGAGAACTGGAGAATGCAATGtgccaaaatggccccacttccAAAGAATGTTCTTACTTTACTTGcaaaatgagtattttggtactcactatgtagcaaatacaagaacacacacacacatacacatacagtaGTGAACTAATCTCACCGATCCCCCAGTATGATACAGCCTGTGAGGCCGTGTCGGACAGCTGATCCTTCTGATTGTCTATTATTCAGGCAGACTAACAGGCTGAAGATCCATCAGCTTTACGCTCACAGAGGGGACTCTTTTCTGGGTTTAGTCGACAGACTCACTTATATTATTGCTGCTTagggagattttttttatttctcggGTGCAGGACATCGTAAAAAGAGATTTGTAGCATTTTTTTGGTCACGTTGAACTCTAGAGTACACTCACGTGTTGTGCAGTTCTGATCTGAGGGGCGTTGTGTTTCAAAGTTAAAGTTAGCATGCTTACCAGCCCTCACTATTTTCAGCAGCAAGGTTCGGTTATGTCATTTTATACTCGATCGCTTTTAGCTCTGTCTCTCAGTCATCTAAGTCGGGCTGCAGTTATATTTTTGGGTGGTGGAGAGCAACATAagcagccttttaaaaaaaactatctCGAGAGTAGCGATTTTCAGCACAGGTACCACTGCTCTGCTGCCGCTTAAACAACCTTAACGACACAAGTTTAGCATCAGCAGTCTTGATTTCTTGTTTCGGTTTCGGTCTGTCTAAACTCACCAAAgcctttttttggtttaaatttTAACAGTGTGTGGTACTTGAATGGAAACTACCTGGTCATCCTGGTCTCTGCCACTATCATCCTTCCCCTGGCTTTAATGAAACAGCTTGGTGAGTGGATCCAAGACGGCTCAAGTCACATCCAGTTCTTCATGGTGCAACTGTGCTTACGAGCCAATCTACAGACACATGTTTTTGCACGCGTACTTCAGTTGACTTTGAGCTAAATTAAGAAGGGTTGACCTTAAAGCCAGAGTGGTCAGTGTGTGTCTTTGTCCCAGCGTTGGGACACAGCAGCGGACCAAGCTGCCATTTTATCTCTATCATTCATTTCATACATAGATCAGTGGCTAAATAAAGCCTCTAATAGCAGCGCTGAAGGTCAAATGATCACTTCAGGTGTTCAGGTGTATCATTGACTGTGTGCTGCCCTTCATTTTCAGGTTACCTTGGCTACACCAGTGGATTTTCTCTCAGCTGCAtggtgtttttcctctgtgCTGTAAGTTGTTCCAGCTCATCCATTAGCATTCCAATAACTCCTGGGAAGTCCTGCTGCATCTTCTCGTAATTCACAACCTTGACTCTGTGATCAGATGTGTATGACAacataaaataatcaaatataggcatttaaatgcatctgaggagcatcagcTAAGTCAAGGCTTTGCACCTCAGGAATGAGAGGAAAGAACAGGGACTATCAGCTGAATgaggtttatttctttaaaacaaaGTCTTATCAGCCAATGTGTTACCAACCAGTATCTTACAAAAATACTAATGCTAATTGCTAATTGATTCCCATTCTCAGCATTTTTACAATTAGCCTAAAATGGCTCTATTGCTTCTATCGTCCCCTCTGGTTGCCTCAGGTCATCTATAAGAAGTTTCAGATTGACTGCCCACTGAAGGAGTACTCTGCCAACAGCACCGCCTCCCACCTCAGCTTCAATCTTTCCAGCCATGACCACGAAAAAAATGATGATTCCCACTGCTCGGCCTACATGTTCACCATGAACTCCCAGGTAGACGACAGAGGTGAAGATCCAGTCCGCCTCCTGGACTGGATCCCAGACTGGTTTCACACCTGAATGCCAGACGCGGTGTAACCTCCAGCTAGGTGCTGCTCTGCCCATcacgtgtgtttttgtgttcctCGCAGACAGCGTACACTATTCCCATCCTCGCTTTCGCCTTCGTGTGCCACCCAGAGGTCCTCCCCATCTACACCGAACTCCGGAAGTGAGTCGGCCCTCGTTGGCCTGCGATATTTGTCAGGGCATGCAGAATGTGGCAGTCACGCGACTTTTTCATTACAGCCCATCGAAGGCGAGGATGCAGAAAGTGTCCAACATCTCCATCTTTGTCATGTACATTATGTACTTTCTTGCAGCTCTCTTTGGCTACCTGACTTTTAAAGGTGAGAGCACGTTTTTTTATCCCTTTTAGCCCAAAAAAAGCCCAAATTATGTATGTATGGATATCAGGTGTTTCCAATTCAACCAAAACTCTGACTTGAAGTAGTTTAGGGTACTTTCACAAGCAGAGTTTCGATCATTTGCATCAGTTTCAATGAATCACACTTTGGCTTGTTCAATTTTTCATTGATTACGCTCCTTTAGCGCCCCTTGTGGTACCATGGTATAACAGCAACGTTgtgttctttctttccttctttgaTTTAGTTAATCAAAGCATTTTTGGACCAATAATGATGTTTTATTGGACTCTGAAGCTGAAACCCCCAAAAATGTCTCTTCTGGCTGTATCCTGGAAGATAGCTCTGTAATTTTAAAGAATATTGCATCCCAAAAGAATCTCTCAACTTTTTTTCCAGACAAAGTggaggctgagctgctgcacacTTACAGCCGGATCGACCCGTATGATACGTTGATCCTGTGCGTGCGCGTGGCCGTCCTCACAGCCGTGACGCTAACCGTCCCCATCGTGCTCTTCCCCGTGAGTTTGCACTAGGTCTGTCCCAGGCGATGATCAGAGAGACAGGATTCCGTGACAATGTGCTCTTGTTGGACCTGTGTGTGCCCGCAGGTGCGGAGAGCCATCCAGCACATGCTGTTCCCCACCAAAGCCTTCAACTGGCTGCGCCACATCGCCATCGCTATCGTGCTGCTCAGCTTCATCAACGTTCTGGTGATTTTTGCTCCCAACATTTTGGGAATCTTCGGCATCATTGGTAAGAACAAGACCTGTTTTTTTAACAGCCTCGCAGTTCAAACTGTTATTTGTCAACTTTATTTGGCTAACAGCCCGTACAGTATGCTACGATAATGGCTAACTTATTAGGTCTCTGTTTACACAGAGAATCCTTGACTTGTGTGTTGAGTTTGAGTGTAAAGCTTCAAAACGTGACCAATCCATGTCAGGACACAAAAATATGATTATTTGTCATGTTCTGCCCCTTTTTTTCAGTTGACACGtttcaaaggttaaaggtccacttcaaagcagcaaacatgaTTGATTTTTAGTGCACCCGTGGAAGCACAGAGTTCATTCAACTTATTTATGAatgtgcagaaacaggaagttaggACTGATGTTTTAAGGCCAACCATCCAGAGAGATTTCAATCTATTCTAGTATTTCAATGCATCACAACTAAGGTGGTCATTCCAGATATAAAACACATATATAGATGACATGGGTTGGCGGAAAAGTGTACAAATAATATAATATGATATCAATGCATTTACAACAGTGGTCCAGACCATAAGACTTGGAGACATGAGTTTGCATGGACCACAGAACCATCGAAAATCCGTCCTGTGAATCTGTCTGGTGCAgcttttttgtgtcttttcagGCGCCACCTCAGCTCCTtgcctcattttcattttccccGCTATCTTCTACATCCGTATTGTTCCCAAAGACAAAGAACCCATGAGCTCCACTCCTAAGATCCTCGTAAGACCACCCCACCACTTCATCCCATTTATGTGTTGATTGGGTTGTTGCTGAACTCTGAGCACCCGTGTTGCTGCACTCCCCCCAGGCTGCCTGCTTTGCTGCGCTGGGCATATCTTTCATGGTGATGAGTCtgagcttcatcatcatcgACTGGACCATGGGTGACGGTCTTGCCGTAGGAGGCCATTAGAGGGTGccgctgtgtgagtgtgtgctccagaaaaagaggAGTGTGTAAGTGAGGAGGGAGAACAGCGTTCTGTCACTGCCAGCGGGAACGCTGCCCAGCACAATCCAAGCGACGATTTACAAGAATAAGTCCGTTCAAGACACATGAAAGAACAACCAGCAGCACTCTGAGATATTGATTTTAGTGTTTTGTTGTAAACACGTGTATTTTAAATGCAGATTGTTGCCTGGGATACGCGGGAAGAAGGTATACGTTTTGTTCCAGATCAGCCAACCTGCCTCTGATATTTGGAACAGCACTTAAACATAAGATCTGTGTATTTATTTCTCTATGATTCTACGACTCAAcgattttaatttcaaatgaacgATTGAACTACTGTATATCAAATTAGTGCTCATTATAAATCCTTATATATGAAATCGGTTCTTTTAACTGACATGATATTGATGATGGAAGGTGTTACTTCATTTGAagactttcttttcttttcaagcCAAATTTTGACCTTAATTATGTACCCCAGAAGTTTACCGCTTTGCTTTTAAGATGAACGACTTCTGTGGATGCACAAAATGCCTCAACCTGCACATTtcatgaaagaagaagaaaacggtCGCTTTTTTCAGCCCTTTGGATCCCTCTCGTGATGCGTGTATTAAAGAAGTGAAGCTGTGAAGCGGTTACAATAGTAAAGccaagaaaaaaggaaaattaagACCTAATCTGTGTCCAAAGCTTAATGAATCCCCTGCCACACATGGCTACAGGAAATGTATTTCCATCTCCAGAGgcgcacatttaaaaacacaatattttccTGCCTTTCCTGTCCTGTGCTGGTGATGCACAGTGATGAATGAGTGTGTCAGGCTCAAGGTGCGCTGGCCGTCCAGCAAGTCTTCCACTGTTTAAAAACAAGTGGGCTAGCGGTGCTAAACCCCAGAACTGAAACAGCCCAGTTGAAACTGGCCGAGCCACAAACTAGAAGAATTTACAGTCAAATTATCTGAGGGTGGAATTAATGATCTGAGTGAATCTGCTTCATTTGTAAATgacaaacctttttttaattagTAATTTGGTGCTTTGTGTTTTGCTGCTCTGGTCTGATGCAGTCTGATTATTTGAGCTTTTTGCTTGTCCTGCAGCCTaaagagggacacacacacttcctgccaACACCGTCGTTAATGGGTGTTGCTGTCAATGAGACATCACACTCTCGCATGCTTTTGGAGTAGTTTTGTGCTGCTGTAGTTCTAGTATCTTAATTATGGGTCTTTCTTCTCGCCTTCTATGTGACAAAATTGAGAGATTCATCTAATATTTGGTCATCTGATAAAAAAAAGGTGATCGTGCAAAATATAAACCCGTAAAGCCATAAAGTTGTCACATCTTTACCACCCCCACCACTCTCAGGGTTCACAAAAATCCTGCATAGACCACAATGTTttgcatatatttatattttattttatttctgatttGTCCAGATTCAAGACGATCATGATGAGAGGAATAAATTTTAGCATAGCGTGCAAGGACTAATGCCAACAGCTGGGCGCCAactgatgtaaaaaaaacattttaaacagtttaaTAACTAGTCCTTTCTATCAAAATGAATTGTTCATTAACACACATGTGGGTATTTTATGAAAACACGTGTTTGTGTGAATGGCATTATCAAAAAAAATTAATGTGGACTGATATGTACATAAATGCAAACCTTTTATACTTGATGCACATGCAGCCTTCATTGTGTAAATAGCAGGAAGTCAGTTTGGCAATAAAATAATTGTTGATATTTTTACaatgtttctgtcatttttcctTAGGGCATCACTTCGGTCGCCTTTACTTTTAATTTCTGGGTTGTTGTCAACTGAGTGTGTTTATGTTGAGTTTTTCCCTGTTCAGTGTTGTTATTGGACAAATAAAGGCTAAGCCTCTACTGGAACAGATACTTTAGGTGGTTCTCACAGTTGTGGTTGGGTAAGTgctccattaaaaaaataaaataaaataaattagtcCCAAATGATCGCACATCCCAGCATTGTAGGTTTACTAAACCATCTTTAATATTGACAGTGACTGAAAATTACATGGTGGCAGCCCACTACAGGAAATCATATAGTTCTGTGAAAACGACTTAAAAATACTAAGTATATTAACATTAATTgtacatttgttctttttttttttggcctctTTAATGTACACTATAATTATTGTTTTCAGTTCAACTTGTCAGATGCACTTTAATTTCTGTCCAGCTGAGGGCGCCGTTGACACCTGTGTTTCAAATTGCGAGATTTAATATGTTCTGCGCGAATTATTTAGACATTTGCCATTTCGTTCTTCCTTATGATAAAGGATAATATTTCCCTCCACAGCTCAGGCATCCGTCCAGGACGCTCTCTGCCGCCACTAGAACATGTTTCTCATCTGTTGAGGAACGACGCTGGCGCCGCGTCCACTGCAGTCTGCGCGCaccgcgccgcgccgcgccgcacTTCATATCCCGCCGCCTGCGGGGCTTCCACTTTAATTGGCTCGAGTACTAGAACCACAGCGTGCGCGTCTCGTCAGCTCTTAATTGGACTGTCGGGACAAGTCGTCCGAGTGACGTCGGCGCCTCTACGAACGGTCGTGGCAGGACGGTGAGGAAATTCCGGACAGCGTCACCGACGCCAACTGCAGCAGTCGCCGCGCGTCCGTCACCAGGCCGACATCGAGCGAGCAGGCGCCTCAGCGCACGGATGGATGCGGGACAAACGTCTCCTGGCGTGTCCACGTGGACGTAATCACCGCAAATCAAAATACCAAATGATTCCGGGGAATCTTTGAAGTCGAACAGAGGAGCGACGTTGACTTTTTAATCACGTGGGTCAAAACTCCGCTCAGGGTTGCGTTTGCGCCTCGGTGGAGACAGGAACTACTCTACCGTTAGTGGCACATCCGCTCGGCATCAGCGCCGAAGATCTCcttcttttccccccctcctgctcgCCTGTGGAAGCCTGGTCGTGCGTGCGGAGCTATGGGCTGCACGGTGAGTGCCGAAGACAAGGCTGCCGCGGAGAGGTCCAAGATGATTGACAAGAACCTCCGAGAAGACGGAGAGAAGGCGGCCAGAGAGGTGAAACTGCTGCTCCTGGGTAGGTCACGTCTGACGGTTCAGAACAATGTGGACGCTCAGTAAGGCTGCTCGGGAGCCGCTTAAATGCTGATGTTTAAAGTTTAGTCTGCAGTCGGAACAGAGAAGATGGTGGCTTGACTGCCTCAGTTTGTATTTGGCCCGCATACATGATCATTCCATCAGCTCAGGTTCTCAGAACTGTGACTCAGTAGCGGGATTACAGCCCTGCACTACAgcagaaacagtaaaaacagctCTTCCAGTTTGTCAGCAGGGTTATGAACACTTTTGGAGCTGGATAAACATTCCTTTCCATATGTTCCACACCCCCTTTCACTGATTACCACAGTCACAGTTCTGTTATCCAAAATCAGCTGGCTTAGTTTgcaactttcttcttcctcctaaaaaaaagaaagaaagaaattcttGTGTGATCGAAATGAGAGCGATCCTGGGAGCGATCTGGAGCAGGAAAAGTGAAGCGTGtttggtgtggagctggtgctggtgctggaggaTGAGCTGGGCTGAGTGGGTGGAGGTGTCTGCTGTGATAAGCTGTTTTTTATGTAGGACTGCATGAGGTGAGTCTCTGCAAATGATGCCAGGCGGTTGAGTTTTACAAGCTGAAGATGGAAAACGGATTTAAATGAATCCTTGGGAATTTGGTTGGATCGTTTTGGCCTCCAATCAACcgcagatttaaaaaagaaaaaaagaaaaatgtgcacaGAAGGAGCCGTGTTTACATCCATGTTGGCATGTTGGTGCTCAGATAATGGAGCTTCCTCAGATCACAGGCTGCGGCTCATGATGCTACGCGGACTTTAGCATCTGTCGCTGACACATAAGAGCTGTTCATGAGATGGGAGCAGGATTGTCGCAAAATATAAACGTTAATCTGCTGTTCCAGCTACAGAATGATGCCGGTTTGGACCTACTGTGCGATTTATTGTGAAATGTTGCTTAAATTCACTCACATTTGAGCATAATGGACGTCGGTGGACGATATTTAGGCACATCggaagtgatttttcttttctcgaAGGAGGCACTCAACCAGTTTTGCTGCGTTGGGGTCCCTGGTGCCGTTACTGGATCATTTAGGCCAAGGGTGTGGAAAACCGGTCCCTGAAGGCCGCACTCCAACTTGGGTTTTCCAACTCTGTTGGCTGTTTTCTGCccagggaggacagaaaaccctgcTGGATTGTGGTCCTAGAGGACAGTTCAGGGAAACCCAGCCAAAATTAATATTCACTTCAACAAACGCATCTGATAATCTGTTTATTGCCTCCACTGTGGTGCCCCTTTATGACCTGACTCCCCAGTTATCTTTGGGTGGGTTTCTTCCCGTTGGAGGCAATAATCTCTGTATTTATTTCTACCGTCTTGGCCCGGACGTCTGCAAGAGCCTGTTAATGCTGATCCACTCTGTTTACAGTGTCTTAAAAGTGCAGCGACTCCTTTATTCCACCCCTTCCAACTTGGCAGGAAGCAAACTTGGAGAAAACAATCTGCCCCATCAATTCCCCCGCCAGTGCAGATGCGGCTGAACTGTGACCCATTAAGCTAATTTGGACTCGCAGCAACCCGGCGTCTTTACTCAGctcaataaaaatatttaaagactGACCACACATACGAATGTGGGCAATAAGAATAATCAGAACACATAACCCAGTATGAGTAGAGCATATTATGAGTTGAgaggtgatgacatcactggtgGACTAATTGAAACGGTTGAGACGTGAGACAATTTGCTTTAATATTCTGCGTTTTATGAGTGAGTATTTTAGTCATTTTCAGCACTTTTCAGTCTCACCTGAGCGCTTTCTTTCACAAGTGAAGGAGATCAGACAGTTATTTGTCTCCTCCAGGCTCCGTTTCCACACAGGATGATATTTGCAACACGTATTTAATGACACTCCAGACTCGGGGGTGCTACAGAAACAAATGAAACTGCTTTGAGTTGTTTTTGGAGAGCGCCATGAAGGAAATGGATCCTccagagacaccccccccaccttcctctctgGGTTTTATGATTGCGAGATGTTGCACCGCGACCGAGAGGGAGAGCTCGGGCTCATCCAGGAACAGAAACTCAGATTGTGCCATTGTGTGacgcaacaggaagtgagctttCCGTCTCTCTGCAAGTTATTACGGCCGCAGAACATTCAGGAAGTGATGCTGTAGCATCTCTGTCATACTGGTATATCATGAAAATGGCGCAAACTGTGGCTGCATGAGTCAGTCGCTCTTATATCTGAACATCTTATATCTGGTTATCTGATTGGCTGAATCCACCCACCAATCACGACTGGTGGATCTATACTTCAGATATAGCCTAAACTGCCCCATATGATGTCATTTTTGCTGCATTTAGTGCACATCACAATGTGCGTTTTTTTAAACTCGAGCAGTCGTGAAGCTATAAACGAATGCAGTCGCGTAACGCATGAGTGTGCCAGTGAACGCAGCATCTCCTGCCAGGGAGACGGTAAATGCTACGTTTGGCAGCCATGACTCGCTCCTCATGACGGAGGGAGGTGCTCATATTTAACCCGTCCGACCGGACAACTTTACCGCTGCCCGCAAGCATGAAAGAATATATTTACGCTTGTTGGGTCACGTCTGCCGGGGACTTGGATTGAGGGCGAGTGG is drawn from Takifugu rubripes chromosome 19, fTakRub1.2, whole genome shotgun sequence and contains these coding sequences:
- the slc38a3b gene encoding sodium-coupled neutral amino acid transporter 3 — translated: MEPTQTEMSLTPNGRTHDPGEEALVPEKSLLEEDQNGAQTPRYDDPEGQEDEEFLPNAEGKKPVRFTDFEGKTSFGMSVFNLGNAIMGSGILGLAYAMSNTGIIFFWFLLTSVALLSCYSIHLLVKCAGIVGIRAYEQLGFRAFGTPGKMATGIAITLQNIGSMSSYLYIVKSELPLVIQAFLKAEANSDVWYLNGNYLVILVSATIILPLALMKQLGYLGYTSGFSLSCMVFFLCAVIYKKFQIDCPLKEYSANSTASHLSFNLSSHDHEKNDDSHCSAYMFTMNSQTAYTIPILAFAFVCHPEVLPIYTELRNPSKARMQKVSNISIFVMYIMYFLAALFGYLTFKDKVEAELLHTYSRIDPYDTLILCVRVAVLTAVTLTVPIVLFPVRRAIQHMLFPTKAFNWLRHIAIAIVLLSFINVLVIFAPNILGIFGIIGATSAPCLIFIFPAIFYIRIVPKDKEPMSSTPKILAACFAALGISFMVMSLSFIIIDWTMGDGLAVGGH